From the Terriglobales bacterium genome, the window GCCGTCCGCCCCGAACCTGTCCGTTCCGCCACGCTCAGCGTATTCACCGGACGCCCAAGCGCGCGAGCCAGATCGGCCTTCGCGATCTCCGCCCGCCACTCATCCGTGCGCGAGCAGTAGTCGTCCTGATGCCGTCGCAGGTAGGGCGCGCGCAACGTGGGTTCCAGCGCACTCGCGTCCTCCAGTTCGCCGCCGCAACTCCGGTGATAGTACGTAGCGGCCGGCCTTCCTTCGAACCACAATAGTTCACCTTCGGTGGCAGAGACAGCAGCGCGCATTCGCGCCGACTCGTTCCCCAATCGGACATCCTGACAGTGCGTCGTATCGCAGAAGTCAAAGCCTTCCAGTTTGTGTCGCGAGCCGAACCTCATCGCGTAAGTACGGGCTGCCACTGCCATCGACTTCAGCGCTTCATCCGACTTGAATCCGCCGCTCTCGCCCTGTAATACGGCAGTGACGTAATCTTCCAGCGGCATTGTCAGCGTCAAGAGCAGCACGCCCTGGCGTGATTCAACCTTCATTTCATCGCGCGTGACAAATGCCGGAAAGCCCGCCCCCGAAATTCTCGCCGCTCCCGAAAGTGTGAAACTGCTCGCTGACGCGCCGCTCACTTCAACCGGCGCTCGCATCGCTTTGCCTTGCCAGGTTGCTCCCACCGGCTCAACGAGGATCTTCTCCGGCGGATGCTGCCAGAACAGTCGCACCTTCACCATTCGCTGCTGTGCCTCGGCTGACACGCAAGCCAGCAACAGACACACCGTAGCGAACGCTACCTTCATCACCTTGCGCTCTGCTTCCATGCTTCGAAGATTTCACCTGCAATCGGAGCCGCATCGCCCGGCCCTGTTCCGCGCTCCAGGAAAACGACGACCGTCACTTGCGGCTTGTCCGCTGGCGCGTATCCCGCGAACCACGCGTTTGTCCACGATCCGCCCTCTGTTCTCGAAGTGCCTGTCTTTCCTGCGACTTTCATTCCCTTTGGCGACGCCAGTCTTCCCATGCCGTACTCGGTCGAAGCCTCCAGTCCGGCGAATACCGTTCGCTCCGCCTTCCTCGCATCGGTCGAGGTACGCCGTAACGCAAGCGACCGAAACGCGGTCAGCAGTTCCAGCGGCGTGATCTTCATCTCGCCTTCGCCGATAGCCTGCAACTTGCGTTCCTCATCGGTTCGCGCCAGTTTGATCGATCCTGTCGCCTCACCCTTCTGCAATCCGGTCGCCGAAGTGAACCCCGCCTTCGCAAACGCCTGCCGCAACTCCTCCGCCGTGAGGCGCGATCCTGAAGTCGCAAAGTAGTCATTGCACGAATACGCCAGCGCCGATACCGCCTGCAATGCGCCCGACTCCGGATGCGAACACGAAAGATTGTGCCTCCCAACGCGCAGGTTCCGGCGGCACACAAACGACTCATTCGCGCGCACCTTGCCACTCTCGATTAGCGACAATAGCGTGAAGACCTTGAAGGTCGAACCCGGCCTTGCGAGCCGTCGAGCCGCGACTTCCGGGTGATAGGAGGCGAGGATTTTCCCGGAAGCGACGTTCATCACTACAGCCGTCCCCGAGCGCCCGCGCATCAACCGCGCCAGAGCCGCTTCCAGATCGGCGCCAAAACACGAAGGAATCAGAAAGAGAATGACTGCGAGCAGCCGGATCACGCCGTGATTCTAACGCGGCCCGTCTATGGAGTTCACAGCTTCCGTAAACGCTCGCATGCATTTTCCAGATCGGATTGGGTTTTCGCGAAACAGAACCGGATCAGATTCTCGCCGGCGTCATCGTGATAGAACGCCCCGCCCGGCACTGTCGCCACGCCGGTCTTCTCCAGCAGGTACATCGATTTTGCCTTGCTGCTGTTGCCCGGCAGCTTCGACGCATCCGACAGAACGTAATACGCGCCGCTGGGAACGCTGGGCGTCAGCCCCACCTCATCCAGCGTCGAGCAGATCAGGTCTCGCTTCTTCGCGTACTCCGTCCGCAGTTCTCGATAGAAATCATCCTTCAGCAGCGCAATCCCCGCGGCCACCCCATGTTGCAGCGGTGCCGGTGCGCACACGTAGCACAGATCGCTGTAGTACCCGATCGCATGGGCCCACCTCGCATCGGCCACTGCATACCCGATGCGCCAACCCGTAATGCTGAACGTCTTCGAGTATCCGGAAATCGTGATCGTGCGGTCTCTCATCCCGGGTAATGTGGCCATGCTCAGGTGTTGCAGGTCGTCATAAAGGAAGTACTCGTAAATCTCGTCCGTGATCACAAACAGGTCGTGCTTTTTCGCCAACTCCGCGATCGTCTCCAGTTCCGTACGACTGAACACTCTTCCCGACGGATTCGCCGGGGAGTTCACCACAATCGCGCGCGTTCTCGGCGTGATCGCCTTCTCCACGTCCTCCGGCCAAAACTTCCAGTCCGGCGCTTTCAGAGTCACATACACCGGGACCGCGTCCACCGAGAGCACTGTATGCAGGTGATATCCGTAATAAGGTTCGAAAAGGATCACCTCGTCTCCCGGATTCAGCAGCGCCAGGCACGCGCAGTAGAACGCGCCCGTCGATCCCGCCGTCACCACCACTTCCTTTTCCGGATCGCAACCCACTCCGTTGAAGTCCAGCATCTTGCGCGCAATCTGCTGCCGCAGCGGATGTACCCCATCCAGTCGCGTATACGAGTTATGCCCCAGTTCAATCGCCTGCTCTGCCGCCTGCCGCACCTCGATCGGAACAGGTGTATCGCACACACCCTGCGCCAGGTTCACACCGCAAACCTTCTCGCACTCCACCGACATCACACGTATTTCCGACTGCGCAATCCGCCCCGCGCGGGCACTTAATGACGGCATCCCCACACTCCTGCTATCGAGCTTAGCAAAATGCTGATTTGACCGTCGCGAAAGAACCTGCCCTCCCCTTTGCCGGTAGCGAACTCCATCTGGCGAGAGCGTTCATTTATTGAACATTCATCAAATTCGCTTACTCTAAAGTTGAAGGTGAGAGGTATCGTATGGAGCGCAACGACCGTCACAAAGTCCACGAACTTGATCCGGTCACTTTCTTCATTGTGACCGAACTTATGCGTGAAGAACGCATCGAATCAGGAACGGAGGAGAAGGCGATTTCCTTTGAAGAGTTCGCCAAACAAGTCGCTTGAAGACCTCGCCCGTGACCCTCGCCTGACCATTCGCCGTCGCGGCGCGCCGGTACCCGGTGGGTGCTGTGTCGTCTACTGGATGCAGCGTTCGCAACGCGGCTTCGACAATCCCGCTCTCGACGTCGCCGTCCACGCCGCCAACGCCCTGAATCTCCCGGTGGTCGCCTATTTTGCGCCGGTCCCGTTTTATCCCCACGCCAATCTTCGCGCCTACGCATTCCTCGCTCAAGGCATTCCGGACATCGCCTCCGATCTCGCAGTTCGCAACGTCGGCTTCGTTCTTCGTCGCTATCCTGATCACAGCCTGCTCCGCTTCTGCGACGAAGTTAACCCCGCGCTCGTTGTCGGAGATGAAAATCCCCTTCGCGAGCCCAACCAGTGGCGCACCATCGCGTCCAGGAAACTCAAGGTCCCGCTCTGGACCGTCGACTCCGACGTTATCGTCCCCAGCAAGCTCTTCGAGAAAGCGCAATACGCCGCTTACCATTTCCGTCCACGCCTCAAATCTCTTCTCGACCAATTCCTCCTACCCTGCGACAACCCTAAGGCCCGAGTGAAATGGACTCCACCCAACCGTTTTCGCTCCCTGCCTGTCGACTTCGACATTCTCGACGAATGGCCGATTGATCGTTCTGTCAGCCCGGTATCGTCGTTCAAAGGTGGTTCCAGCGAGGCCCGTCGCCTGCTCAAGGAATTTCTCGCGGACAAGCTTCGCGGTTATGCCGAACGCCGAAACAAACCCGAACTCGACGCCACCACTCGACTCTCTCCTTACCTGCATTTCGGGCATCTCAGCCCGCTCACCATCATGCTCGCGGCTCGCAACGCCGATGCGCCCGCCGAAGACAAAGACTCGCTCTTTAACGAATTAGTGGTCTGGCGCGAACTCGCTATCAACCTTTGCTGGTTCAATCCGCTCTACGACTCCTTCGAAGTCGCCGAACCCTGGGCCCACCGCACTCTGCTCGACCATGCCCAAGACCCGCGCCCCGTCGTCTACACCGAGCGCCAACTCGAGAACGCAGAAACCCACGACGAACTCTGGAATGCCGCCCAGCGCCAGATGGTCACCCACGGCTGGATGCACAACGTGATGCGCATGTACTGGGCCAAGAAGATTCTCGAATGGACGAACTCCCCCGCGCAGGCGCACCAGATCGCCATCGCTCTCAACGACAAGTACTTCCTCGATGGACGCGACCCCAATGGCTATGCCGGCGTCGCCTGGGCCATACTGGGAAAGTTCGATCGCCCCTGGTTCGAGCGCCCCATCTTCGGGAAGATCCGCTACATGTCTCAGGCCAGCACGGGCAAAAAGTTCAACAGCAAGCTCTATATCGAGCAGAACAGCGGACCAGAGCTTCAAAAAGCCCTCTTCTAGCTTTTGCGTCTCCCCCAAACTTGCGAGAGAATAGAGTCAATAGGGTGAGGTATGGCTGTGAAGAAGCTTCTCTTTGTGCTCTTGCTGTTCGTCGTTCCTTCCGTTTTTGCCCAGCAGATCAGTGGCGACTACATTGAAACCCGTACGGCCGACGTCTACACCGGCGCGTGCTTCGCCAACGGGGAAGTGAACTTGATGGGCAACGAAGCCATCATGGGCTGGCGTGTCACCAACGGTTCATGGGACGGCGTTAAGCTCGACGGCCTCTCCGCTGTTGCCGTAGTACGGGCTAAGGCCACTCTTGGCGATCCTTATGCGAACCCATATCCCGCCAAGTCGGTGCTCGTTATCGACGATCAGGCCTCACCGCAGCAGCGTGCCGCGCTGATCAATTTCGTTCACCACATGACCGGCAAGCTCACTGACGACGTGGAGCGGGTTGTTGACGCACCCGTGGATCTCTCGGTTGCGCAAAGTCACGATCGCCACGGTAAAGCTTTGTTGCGTGCCGGTAATTTTGTGACCGTGCAAACACGTCCGCTGAACGGAAACGATCACATCTGCGGAAACGAAGAAACCTACTATCCGCCGCTTACAAAGACCACGCATGCCATGCCGGTGGTTGCCATGAAGGACGAATACCAGGGACCGGGCCTGAATGCCAATTGGTCGAACAGCGGCAAACGCAGTGCATTTGTCGGTACGTTCGCGAGGTAGTTTCGTTAACGCTTCCGGCTACTCTGCTGTTTGGGGCCCTCACGTACAACAAGTTCCCAGCAGTCCGCATCTACTCAGACTTCGGGCTGCTGGTACTCCATTCTCCTGCTGCTCTCTTGTCGGGCCTCAAAATTCACGCACGTTTTACTACATGTCTGTAATAAATGAATGAGCATCAAAATCTCTTCGTAGGCGGCGGCGAAATGGGCGCGCTGATGCGCTCGCTCGATTGGTCGCGTACGAAGCTTGGGCCGCCCGAGAATTGGCCTCACTCCCTTCGCATTGCCCTCCGAATTCTCCTTGGCTCCGGCTACCCCATGTACATCGCGTGGGGTCCCGAGTTTACCCAGTTTTACAACGACGGCTACCGTCCCATTCTCGGCAAGACCAAGCATCCCGCCGCGCTTGGCATCGGCACGCCGGAAACGTTCAGGGAAATCTGGGATTTCATCGGTCCCATGTTCCACCGCGTCTTGGCCGAAGGGGAAGCCACCACACTCATCGACCAGTGCCTCTTTCTTGATCGCAACGGATACATCGAAGAGTGTTACTACACCTTCTCCTACAGTCCCATCCCTCATGACGACCCTGAGAAAGTTGGCGGCGTTTTTGTCACCGTCATTGAAGTCACCGAACGCTTGATCGAGGAGCGTCGTCTTCGCACTTTGAGCGATCTTGCCGCCCGCACCTCTGAAGCGCGAACCGAGCAGCAGGCTTGCAAACTTGCCGCGGAAATCCTGGAGAACAACCTTCAAGATGTACCGTTCAGCTTGATTTTTCTGAACGACGCCGCTGGTGATTGGAAGCTCGCTGCTACTTCGGGCTGTGCTCAGGCATCTGGCACTCTCTTCGAAAATTCCGCTTGGCCACTTGCAGCAGAGCCGCGGGAAAATGCGATTGTCACCGATCTCGTTTCACGGTTCGGCAAAGTTCCTCTTGGTGCCTGGAACGTGCCGCCGCACAGTGCAGCCGTCCTGCCCGTCATTTCGACCGGTCAGCATCACCCGAACGCCTACCTCGTCGCCGCTATCAACCCTCACAAGGAGTTTGACGTTTCGTACCGGCGTTTCTTTGAACGCGTTGCCGGCCAGATCGCCAGTAGCATCGCCGACGCTCACGCCTACCAGGAAGAACGGAGGCGTGCGGAAGCCCTCGCTCGCGACGTCACTGAAAAGAAGCTTGCGCAGGAATCCCTCAAGATCGCCCACGACCGGCTCGCCCTCGCGCAGCAGACGGCAAACCTCGCAACCTGGGATTGGAACCTCATCGACGGTTCCATCACCTGGGCTGATAGTAGTGCACCCGTCTATGGCTCGCCGGTTTCCGAGATGACGCCGATCCAGAAGTGCGTGGACCGCGTCGTCGAAGAAGACCGCCTTGCAACCATGCGAGCTCTCCAGCACGCCATCGATAACCGTTCCGAGTACAACCACGAGTTCCGCGTGCGTTGGCCCGACGGCTCCATTCACTGGCTCGTCGGACGCGGTCGCGCCATCTACGACGAGGCCGGCCGGCCAATTCGCGTGCTAGGCATCAACTGGGACATCACAGCGCACAAGCTGGTCGAAGCCGAGCTCTCCAGTGAACGACGCCGGCTCATTGAACTCTTCCAGCAGGCGCCGGCGTTCATCGCCGGTTTGCGCGGGCCTGACTTCGTATTCGAACTGACGAACGCCTCATACCAGCAACTCATCGGCAACCGTCAGGTTATAGGTAAACGCATGCGCGACGCATTGCCCGAGGTCCAAAGTCAGGGTGTGCTTCACCTGCTTCAGAAGGTTTACGAAACAGGTGAGCCCTATGTCGCCCAAGGCTTCCGGCTCGAGATCGATCGCACGCCAGGACAGCCGCTCGAAGAGCGCTTCCTCGATTTCGTATATCAGCCGGTACGCGACAGTAAAGGACAGGTCTCCGGCATCATTGCGCTCGGCATCGACGTCACCGAACGCCGTCGTGCCCAGGAGGCACTCGTGCGTAGTGAAAAGCTGGCCGCCGTCGGACGCCTCGCCGCTTCCATCGCCCACGAGATCAACAATCCTCTCGAGGCCGTAACCAACCTTCTTTACCTCATCGAAAACACGGAGTATCACGACGAGACGAAGCGTTACGCCGCCTTGGCCGATCAGGAACTTAAGCGTGTGTCACAGATCGCGACGCAAACGCTCCGTTTCCATCGTCAATCCACAGCCCCATCCCGCACCAATCTCTCCAACGTAGTTCAGTCTCTGCTCCCGCTCTTCCAGGGACGCCTCAGCAACACCGGCATCGTCATCGAGAAATCCATGCGGGCCACCTCGCCCGTTTTCTGTCTCGATGGAGAAATTCGCCAGGTCTTCAGCAACCTCATTGGTAACGCGATCGATGCCATGCCCAACGGTGGATATCTGATGATTCGCACGCGCGACGGCTACCGCCACAGCGATGGCCGGGGCGGCGTCTTTGTCACCATCGCTGACACGGGTCTCGGCATGACCCCCGGCGTCAAGAGCCGTCTCTTCGACGCCTTCTTCACTACCAAGCAGGGAACCGGTACCGGACTCGGCCTATGGATTTCTAAGGGCATCATTGACAAGCACGATGGCACCATTCAGTTCCGCAGCTCCCAAGCCCGGGGCGCCCACGGCACCGTCTTCCGAGTGTTTCTACCCTATGAAGCGATTATCGTCGAAGCCCCGGCCCACAACATGGCCGTCGGCTTCTGATTCCCCTTACTGCACCGTCAGGTTTACCTTGTCGAGCCAGACGTTATACGGCTGCTGTGCGAAGTTGCCGTCCATCTGGAATGCCACATCGATGCTTTCCATCGTCCAGACGGGCTCGTTCGAGTAATACAGGTCCAGCGGATACTTCTTGTCCGCCACCGTTACGCTGATGTAGTGCACCTGGTTATCGACGCGTTCAAACTCCCACACCAGGTGTATCCACGTGTTCGCCGGAAACGGCACACAAGGAACATTCGTCGGTTGCCATCCGAGATTTCCGTCCCACACGTCCCATTTGCCGCTGCCCCTGAAGTTGCACTCCGTCCCGAACACCCATCGACGGTTGTTGAACGCCTGGTTCACGTCGAACTCCAGCGCTTGCGGCAGGTCTGGATTATCGATCATGAAGTACATGTCGTACGTGAAACGTGTCGGGAACGAGCCTCCGCCTAGGAACTTCGTCCACAACGCGTTCGAGTATCCCTTCGGACCACCTATCGTGAGCTTCGCCGACGCTCCGCTCATCGACGGCGTGCTCTGGTTCTCTGTCATCGTGGATTCCGCATTTCCCAGCCCCGCAGCACAAAGCTGGCCTGCCCTCGGATGTCCCGCGGGAAACAACGCCGAACAGAACTCCCAATTCGGAATCTTCTGTATGTCAGCGATCGTGTACGGTTGTGCCGATGCGACATTCAGCGAGAACGACGTGCTCGCATTGTTGCCGCTCTTGTCTGTCGCCACGATCACCACGGTATGTGTTCCGGGCGACATGAAGACCAGCGAGTCCAGCGTGTTCCAGAACGTGAACTGCTGGGGGCTGTCGTCTACATACACCCGCATGTAGGCGATATTCTTCATCGTCGTTGACGCCACGATATGCGCCGGCGAACTCACCGACGCCCCATTCGCCGGACTCGATACACACACCGACCCTGCCGCTGTTGTTCCCGGCTGCGGTGCCGGTATCGGCGCTGCCGGAGGCATCGGAGCCACCCCGGTCATCGGTCCCTGGCTGATCGCCGATGTCACCTGCGGACACGACGAAGCGCTCGGCGGATTATTAGCTCCACCCGGATTTGGATTCGCATTGCCGTTGTTGTTCGAAGGTTCCGGATTTCCGCCGCATCCGGCAAACACCGCAACAAAGGAAAGTGTCAGCACGAACAGACCAGCTCGTAGCAATTGCACAGGAAACCGCCTTGTAATGGGGATCAGCCTGTGTTTTAGAAGGTGTGATCTGCTTCTGGAGATGTCAGCTGCTCAACCGGCAACTCTCGTGCCAGCCGACTAAGCACTCTTTCGTAGTACTAAAGCTTATTGAACCGATGCCGCCGAAGCCCGTTTGGCCTTCTTCGTCTGAACGCGGAACCGGGCCGGAGGCATGCCGTACTCGCGTTTAAAAGCTCTGTTGAACGCCGGCTCCGACTCATACCCCACCTCATCCGCGATCTGCGCCACGCTGTAGCTTGTCGAGTGCAGCATCTGCGCGCCCAGTTGCAGCCGCCAGCGCATCAGGTACGTCATCGGAGGCTCTCCCAGGAAATGCCGGAACCTCTCCGCCAGCACCGAGCGCGACGCCCCCACCTCTTTCGCCACCTCAGCGATCGTCCACGAACGCGCCGGCTCACGGTGCAGAAACGCCAGCGCCTGTCCGACGAGCGGATCGCGTGCCCCGGCCAGCCAGCCCGTCTGCTCACCCGGCAACTCCATCATGTATCGTCGCAGTGTTTCCACGAATAACGCCTCCGACAACTTCGCCAGCACCGCGTCTCCGCCTGCGCGCTCTTCCGCCGCTTGCTCCGCCGAAAACTTGATCGATCCTTCCAGCCACTTTCCCGCGTCATCGTTGCGGATGTTCACCTTGAACAGTGGTGGCAGTCCGCCAAGGAATCCCTTGCTCAACTCGCGGTCGCATTCCATATACCCGCAGACGAACCTCGTCGGTTCGCCGCCGCCACCCGCGCGTGCTAGTTTCATGCCGCGCCCGAACACGCGCTTCATCTGACCTTCGCTGCCGCCGATCATCTCCATCGGCGATCCATTGAAGATCGTGTGCGCATCTCCATGCGGGAACACCACGATGTCCCCGGGAATCAGTGGAATTCTGCACGTGTCGTCGTCCGTCTTCGCCGTCGCGCGTCCTTCCGTCACCAGGTGGTAGATGATGATGTGCTTCGTCCCCTTACCCAGAAAGCTCGCGATGTTGCACGATTGTGGCGAACGAAATCCCCATGGCGCCGTGAACTCGGCGTTGTAGAAGACTGCGCCTTCCATCTTCACTGCATTTAACACTTCTGAAAGTGCATCCATGGTGGGGTCGGACTCCCGGCAAAGGTTTTCGGACGCCGGGTCAACTATTCCCACATCCTATCGTGCCCCAGTCAATTTAACCAGACGCCCTGCAAAGTGCGCCCCGTCCCTTCACGGCACACTGCTTCTCGTAGCGGGTCACCGCTGTTAGCACAAACCAAGGAGAGTTGATATGCCGCTGATCGAAGTCAAGTTAATCGAAAACGTTTTCACCCCCGAGCAGAAGAAACAGATGATCACCAAGCTCACCGATGCCATGGTCGCCGTCGAAGGCGAAAACATGCGCCCCGTCACCTGGGTCATCATCGAGGAAATCCGCGGCGGCGACTGGGCTCTGGGCGGTAAAGCCCTCAGCGCAGCCGACGTCCACGCCATCGCCGCTGGCAAATGAAACAACTTCTCTGCCTGGGGGCCAATCGCCCTCGGGCAGACCGCCGTGGATTCGTAGGTTCGTGATGTACGCAGCAATGACGGCATCGCGTTGCACTCCGCGGCCACACCGCCGTATCACGAAATTCAGATAGCGCATTGCGCAGGAGAAAAAACGATGTTCGCCAGAAGAAGCAAAGTCTTTTGTTCCACCCTCATCTTGATCGCTGCTTTCGCCCTCACCGCTGTGCCGGCGCAGGCAGATACCGCCAGCGAATGGATCCAGGTCGCCAACGACACGGTTCTCGCCGGCGGCACCAACCCGCTTGTCACCACCCGTGTCATGGGCATCGTCGGCGCGTCCATGTTCGACGCCCTCAACGGCATCGAGCGCCGCTATACCCCCATCCACGTTACGCCCGACGCACCCTTCGGGGCCTCGCGTCGTGCTGCCGTCATCCAGGCCGCTTACACCGCGCTCGTCGCCATGTACCCGAATCAGCAGGGCACGCTCACCATCAAGCGCGAAGCCGCTTTAGCCGCGCTTACCAACGGTGGTAATGGCGGTGTCTCCGTCGCGCGCGGACTCGAGTGGGGAGAGCACGTCGCCAACCAGATCCTCGCTTGGCGCGCCACTGACGGCTTCACCCCCGCGCCTCCGCCTTACACCGGGTCCACTGAGATCGGCAAGTGGCGTCCCACTCCTCCGGGCCTCGCCCCCGGCGCTGCGCCTCAGTTCGCAACCATGACGCCGTGGTTCATGACCGCCCCCAGCCAGTTCCGTCCGTCCGCGCCTCCGTCGCTCGACAGCGCCGCTTATGCCGACGCCTACAACGAAGTCAAAACCATCGGCGAACTCACTTCATCCACCCGCACCGCCGAGCAAACCTACGTCTCATTCTTCTGGAGCGGCAACACCACGCTCTATTGGAATCGCATCGCCCGTCAGGTTGCGGCCCAGCGTGAACTGAGCCTCTCGCAGGAATCGCTGCTCTTCGGCACGCTCAACGTCGCCATCGCCGACGCCGGCATCGCCTGCTGGGACGCCAAGTACTACTACAGCGCGTGGCGCCCGGTCACGGCCATCCCGCTCGCCGATCAGGACAGCAATCCCGCCACCGACGCTCAACTCGGCTGGACTCCGCTCCTCACCACGCCCGCTCACCCCGAGTTCCCCTCCGGACACTCGACCCTCAGTGGTGCAGCCGCCGCCGTGCTGATCAAGTACTTCGGAGACAGCGCCAACTTCTCCGTCGCATCGGAAGTCCGTCCCGGAACGCGCTCGTTTACGTCGTTCACCGACGCTCTTCTCGAGAACAACGACTCTCGCATCTTCGGCGGAATTCACTATCGCCCGGCGTGCACCGTCGGCAACCAGATCGGCGCATCCGTCGCCAACCACGTCATGCAGACCGGCTTCCAGCGTCTGCGCGGCAACACCGACTAACGATTCTCCTCTAAACGGCAGTACCCTTACGCACACCCCTGAGCCTCGTGCTCAGGGGTATTTTTGTAGATGTCACTTCTTGATCCGCGTTTCCGGAATCGGCATATAAGCCCCGGACGCACCGGCAAAAACGATTTCGAAACGATCCAACGTTATGCCCGGGTCCAGTGCCGTTACCGTCAGCGTGTGGTTGCCCGGAGCGATCGGCACGTCGTGAAGGGCGACAACCGCAGCGTTGTCGAGCACGTTTTGCCGCCACTTGGCGCCGTAATACACGATGCTGAAATCCAGCACCTTCGGCGCCCCGCCATCGAGCGAAATCGCAATGCGCAGCTTATCGCTCTTGGTGATCGGAAAGGTGGGAAGCGCGATGGCCTTGATCGTAGCGATCTCATCAATCACGTAGTTGGGAAAACTGTAATCACGGTCTTGCGGTCCAGTCGCAAAGCGATAGACCACTCGCGGCGCATTGGCGAATGCCGCCGCATCGGCAACATCTACCGGCGTCAAATCCAGATCGGATTGCAGCGCCGCACCCGCATGACCAACTCCCTCGAGCACCTTCCATCGGCCGCTCCTTTCGTCAGCGTGGTTCGCATACATCGCCACCACGCCTTGCGAGTCGATAAACGACGCTGCTTTCGTGTCGATCGGACGTGCAATCCTTACGTGAACGGGTAGCGGCTGTTTGCCCGCACTGCACTGAACCGTCACCGTGCCCTCGCCTTTTTCAGGTGCCGTCGCCCAATCGATCGAAACCATGATGCGCTCTTCGAACCGGCGGTCTGCTTGCGAGAAGCGACCCGCACTGCGATCGATCTTGATCCATGGTGCGCTCGGCTGCGCGCTCCAGTCTTCATCAATCGAAGCTTCCGTAAATACATCGAGGTAGTAACTCTTGGCTCCCAACTCACGATGGAACGATGGCAGCGTTGGTGTCCACCAGCCCACGTCATCAAAGTATCCGCCACCTTCCA encodes:
- a CDS encoding penicillin-binding transpeptidase domain-containing protein — encoded protein: MIRLLAVILFLIPSCFGADLEAALARLMRGRSGTAVVMNVASGKILASYHPEVAARRLARPGSTFKVFTLLSLIESGKVRANESFVCRRNLRVGRHNLSCSHPESGALQAVSALAYSCNDYFATSGSRLTAEELRQAFAKAGFTSATGLQKGEATGSIKLARTDEERKLQAIGEGEMKITPLELLTAFRSLALRRTSTDARKAERTVFAGLEASTEYGMGRLASPKGMKVAGKTGTSRTEGGSWTNAWFAGYAPADKPQVTVVVFLERGTGPGDAAPIAGEIFEAWKQSAR
- a CDS encoding pyridoxal phosphate-dependent aminotransferase; this encodes MPSLSARAGRIAQSEIRVMSVECEKVCGVNLAQGVCDTPVPIEVRQAAEQAIELGHNSYTRLDGVHPLRQQIARKMLDFNGVGCDPEKEVVVTAGSTGAFYCACLALLNPGDEVILFEPYYGYHLHTVLSVDAVPVYVTLKAPDWKFWPEDVEKAITPRTRAIVVNSPANPSGRVFSRTELETIAELAKKHDLFVITDEIYEYFLYDDLQHLSMATLPGMRDRTITISGYSKTFSITGWRIGYAVADARWAHAIGYYSDLCYVCAPAPLQHGVAAGIALLKDDFYRELRTEYAKKRDLICSTLDEVGLTPSVPSGAYYVLSDASKLPGNSSKAKSMYLLEKTGVATVPGGAFYHDDAGENLIRFCFAKTQSDLENACERLRKL
- a CDS encoding deoxyribodipyrimidine photo-lyase, giving the protein MKSSPNKSLEDLARDPRLTIRRRGAPVPGGCCVVYWMQRSQRGFDNPALDVAVHAANALNLPVVAYFAPVPFYPHANLRAYAFLAQGIPDIASDLAVRNVGFVLRRYPDHSLLRFCDEVNPALVVGDENPLREPNQWRTIASRKLKVPLWTVDSDVIVPSKLFEKAQYAAYHFRPRLKSLLDQFLLPCDNPKARVKWTPPNRFRSLPVDFDILDEWPIDRSVSPVSSFKGGSSEARRLLKEFLADKLRGYAERRNKPELDATTRLSPYLHFGHLSPLTIMLAARNADAPAEDKDSLFNELVVWRELAINLCWFNPLYDSFEVAEPWAHRTLLDHAQDPRPVVYTERQLENAETHDELWNAAQRQMVTHGWMHNVMRMYWAKKILEWTNSPAQAHQIAIALNDKYFLDGRDPNGYAGVAWAILGKFDRPWFERPIFGKIRYMSQASTGKKFNSKLYIEQNSGPELQKALF
- a CDS encoding DUF1326 domain-containing protein, which produces MAVKKLLFVLLLFVVPSVFAQQISGDYIETRTADVYTGACFANGEVNLMGNEAIMGWRVTNGSWDGVKLDGLSAVAVVRAKATLGDPYANPYPAKSVLVIDDQASPQQRAALINFVHHMTGKLTDDVERVVDAPVDLSVAQSHDRHGKALLRAGNFVTVQTRPLNGNDHICGNEETYYPPLTKTTHAMPVVAMKDEYQGPGLNANWSNSGKRSAFVGTFAR
- a CDS encoding PAS domain-containing protein, producing MNEHQNLFVGGGEMGALMRSLDWSRTKLGPPENWPHSLRIALRILLGSGYPMYIAWGPEFTQFYNDGYRPILGKTKHPAALGIGTPETFREIWDFIGPMFHRVLAEGEATTLIDQCLFLDRNGYIEECYYTFSYSPIPHDDPEKVGGVFVTVIEVTERLIEERRLRTLSDLAARTSEARTEQQACKLAAEILENNLQDVPFSLIFLNDAAGDWKLAATSGCAQASGTLFENSAWPLAAEPRENAIVTDLVSRFGKVPLGAWNVPPHSAAVLPVISTGQHHPNAYLVAAINPHKEFDVSYRRFFERVAGQIASSIADAHAYQEERRRAEALARDVTEKKLAQESLKIAHDRLALAQQTANLATWDWNLIDGSITWADSSAPVYGSPVSEMTPIQKCVDRVVEEDRLATMRALQHAIDNRSEYNHEFRVRWPDGSIHWLVGRGRAIYDEAGRPIRVLGINWDITAHKLVEAELSSERRRLIELFQQAPAFIAGLRGPDFVFELTNASYQQLIGNRQVIGKRMRDALPEVQSQGVLHLLQKVYETGEPYVAQGFRLEIDRTPGQPLEERFLDFVYQPVRDSKGQVSGIIALGIDVTERRRAQEALVRSEKLAAVGRLAASIAHEINNPLEAVTNLLYLIENTEYHDETKRYAALADQELKRVSQIATQTLRFHRQSTAPSRTNLSNVVQSLLPLFQGRLSNTGIVIEKSMRATSPVFCLDGEIRQVFSNLIGNAIDAMPNGGYLMIRTRDGYRHSDGRGGVFVTIADTGLGMTPGVKSRLFDAFFTTKQGTGTGLGLWISKGIIDKHDGTIQFRSSQARGAHGTVFRVFLPYEAIIVEAPAHNMAVGF
- a CDS encoding AraC family transcriptional regulator — encoded protein: MDALSEVLNAVKMEGAVFYNAEFTAPWGFRSPQSCNIASFLGKGTKHIIIYHLVTEGRATAKTDDDTCRIPLIPGDIVVFPHGDAHTIFNGSPMEMIGGSEGQMKRVFGRGMKLARAGGGGEPTRFVCGYMECDRELSKGFLGGLPPLFKVNIRNDDAGKWLEGSIKFSAEQAAEERAGGDAVLAKLSEALFVETLRRYMMELPGEQTGWLAGARDPLVGQALAFLHREPARSWTIAEVAKEVGASRSVLAERFRHFLGEPPMTYLMRWRLQLGAQMLHSTSYSVAQIADEVGYESEPAFNRAFKREYGMPPARFRVQTKKAKRASAASVQ
- a CDS encoding tautomerase family protein; protein product: MPLIEVKLIENVFTPEQKKQMITKLTDAMVAVEGENMRPVTWVIIEEIRGGDWALGGKALSAADVHAIAAGK